Within Malus domestica chromosome 04, GDT2T_hap1, the genomic segment TACTGATTGACTGAGAAATGTTATGCCTTTCGGCTTAAACGGACTGTGATTTATGTCGAGTTATAGCGAAGAagacgaactacgaatggcttgatccctaatgagggtacgtaggcagtctaacgaggaggttagatgcagccataaagtgtacGAAAAATTATCATGCATCTGGATCTTGAATTATACTTGGTACATATGATAAAGGCAGGGTATGTTGAGTTACGGGCATTTAGTGACGTCATGTGTTGATCTTGgatgtatgtcgggatcgggacGTGACACTAACCATCTTATCTTTAATTGCGGTCACTCCCACTTTATCTCAGATATCCACATTCTtaatcttttcctttttcatgtgcccacacatcaAACGAAGTATTCTCCTCTCCGCTACACTCATTTTTTGCACGTGTTCGTACTTGACCTCCCAAGATGACTTTTCACTAAACAGAAaatttaagggagttttaacagaacactcctggtactgttcacttttaacgaaaaaccatattttttacctttccttggtactattcactacacctttatttgtcctttttcattaaaactaaagttttttttggacttttcctTAGTTTTTCTAAAATTTAAAGCTGTGATCAGAATGGTGACGTGAACTTCATCCCTAATAATCGTGGGCGATTTTCTTAAGTGTATCACATCAAGTAACCAGTGGAAAGTATTCCTGCTAAAATTCTACAGCACCTTAATCTTTGGAATGCTTCTTTAAACAAATATGTTCCACAATTAGGTAAGGAAAAGCAAGACGATGATGTGCTACAATTAGGCAATGAAGAGCAAGATGGTAACCTACACCTACTATTTTGACAGCTTTAAAGTTTCAACCTACCGctagaaaaaatttccaatttCTAGTTCACTTTCCGGGACCATCCTAGGTTTGTAATTACCATCTCAATTATTGTGGTCCTGCGGCAAACATTTTGGCTATGTGACAGATTTCTTCCTTTGTTATATACTTTCATCATCTAAAAGTAACTTGGCTTCTGATTTTATCCGTAACTAGAACAAAAAAAATGGTGCATTCACGTACCTGTTCTTGCAAGgttttcttcaaatttcttCTCCTTTTATGCATGGCCACAGGTCTGCAATCTGCAACACTTTCCACTTATAGAAATGAATCCGATCACCTGGCGTTGCTAGACTTCAAGAAACGAATTTCTCAAGATCCTCTCCAAATCATGAGCTCATGGAATACTTCAATCCATTTCTGCAGTTGGGTAGGGGTTACATGCAACCACGCCAACAAAAGAGTCATGATTTTGAACCTGGAAGCTCAAAAACTGGTAGGCTCCTTATCACCTTTCATTGGAAATCTTACTTATCTTACTGGAATTAACCTGAtaaagaacaactttcatggtGAAATTCCTCAAGAAATTGGCCGCCTACTGAACCTACAACATCTCAACCTTTCTTTCAATTCTTTCAGTGGAAAGATTCCAAGTAATATATCTCATTGTACACAACTAAGAGTGCTCGATCTTGTTCTCAATGAGATTATTGGTTCGATCCCAAACCAACTCAGTTCATTGTATCATTTACTTGCCCTAGGTTTTTCTGCTAACAATCTTACCGGAACTATCCCCGCTTGGATTGGAAACTTTTCATCTTTGGAAATTCTATCGCTTGCTATCAATAATTTTACCCAATGAGCTCGGACGTCTAACAAACTTGAGAAGGTTTGTACTCTGGGGAAATAATTTGTCTGGTACGGTACCTGCTTCACTCTATAATATATCATCCATATACTATTTCACTGTTGCTTCAAACCAGCTGCACGGAGAGATACCACCAGATGTCGGCATTACGCTTCCTAATCTCGAAGTATTTGCCGGTGGGGTCAACAAGTTCACCGGAACTATTCCACTATCATTGGCAAATGCTTCTAGACTTCAAGTGCTTGATTTTGCTACAAATGGTCTCACCGGGACACTCCCTGCTGAAAACCTTGCAACCTTGCAAAGCTTAGTTAGACTGAACTTTGATGAAAACAGACTAGCAAGGGGGATAACCGATGGCAAGGATTTTCTTGGTCTCCTCGCTAATTGTACGAGTCTAGAGGTGTTGGGTCTTATGGGAAATTATTTTGGAGGAGAATTGCCCGGATCAGTAGCCAACCTTTCTACGCAACTGAGAATTCTTACTTTGGGGTCAAATTTGATGCATGGCAGCATCCCCAATGACATTGGAAATCTTGTCAATCTGACTAGTCTAGGACTGGAAGGAAACTATTTGGGTGGTCGTGTCCCCGATGGAATTGGGAAGCTTCAGAAGTTACAGGGACTGCATTTGAATGTTAACAAATTTTCTGGGAGAATCCCTTCTTCTTTAGGTAACTTGACGTCATTGACAAAGCTCTTCATGGAAGAGAACATGTTTCAGGGAAGCATACCTCCAAGCCTAGGAAACTGCCAAAAGTTACTGGTACTTAATCTTTCAAGTAACCGTCTAACCGGCAAGATACCTAAAGAGCTTATTGGACTTTCATCCCTTTCAATCTCTTTGTCCATGTCGAACAATTCTTTGATTGGTTCGCTACCATCTGAAGTGGGAAAGTTGGTAAGTCTCGGAGAGCTAGATGTATCTAGAAACAAGTTAACAGGTCAAATCCCAGAAGCCTTGGGAAGTTGTACCAGTTTGGAGCGCCTTCACTTGGAAGGTAATGAATTTGAAGGAACAATCCCCCTATCTCTTATGAATTTAAGAGGCTTAGAAGAAATGGATATTTCGCACAATAACTTATCTGGGCAGATTCCTTACTTTCTTGGCAAGTTTAGAGTTCTTAAGGAACTCGATCTTTCTCATAATAATTTTGAGGGTGAATTACCTAAAGAAGGGATATTCTCAAATGCAAGTGGCATCTTAATTCTTGGAAACGAGAAGCTCTGTGGTGGCATCCCACAGTTACGTCTACCTGTATGCTCCATCAAAAAGCCCCATTCATCTCGAGGACTACGAGGCCTAAAAGTGATCATCCCTATAGCTTGTTCTCTTCCGTTCATAATTGCTCTATCATATTATATTGCCGCTTGTTCCATGGCGAAAAGGTCGAGAGGAAAATCGGTTACTTCACGTCCTCATGAAGATTGGAAATCAGGTTTCTCGTACTCAGAACTTGTTCAAGCAACTAACGGGTTCTCTGCGGACAATCTGATTGGTTCGGGAAGTTTTGGTTCTGTTTACAAAGGAGTAATCCCTAGTAATGGTGCAACAGTTGCTATTAAGGTATTCAACCTTCAACAACAAGGAGCTTCCAAGAGCTTTATTGATGAATGCAAAGCTTTGAGAACTATAAGGCATCGTAATCTCCTCAAGATTGTAACTGCCTGCTCAAGTATTGATAATCAGGGTAATGACTTCAAAAGTCTAGTTATGGAGTTCATGGAAAATGGAAGTCTAGACCTCTGGCTGCATCGTGGAGACAATGAACAACCAGAAGGTAAGAGACTGAGTATTATCCAAAGACTGAATATTGCCATTGATGTTGCTTCTGCCTTAGATTATCTACACAACCATTGTGAGATGTGCATTGTTCATTGTGATCTAAAGCCAAGTAACGTACTTCTTGATGAAGATATGGTTGCCCATGTTGGTGACTTTGGTTTAGCAAGGTTCCTCGTTGAAGCAGCGAATAATCCCACGACTCCCACACCAAATCAAACTGTCTCAGTTGGGCTAAAGGGTTCCATAGGATACATTCCTCCGGGTATTGTTTCTAAAGTCCTTGTTTTAGTATTCCTAATAACTTATGTCTCTATTGGTCAAAAAGATTTGCTGCTTTGTTATTTACTAGACAAAAGTATCTTCCCAATTTTAAATAAgatatgaactctaaagtttttcctcaatacatgaactGTAAAGTTTAATTGACTATGGAATCCTAATGTATGTATTGAAATGCAGAGTATGGCATGGGAAGCCAAGTTTCGATACTGGGAGATGTTTATAGTTATGGGATATTGTTGGTCGAAATGTTCACAGGAAAAGGTCCAACTGATGACATGTTCAAAGATGGTCTAAGCATTCACCAATTCACTGCCATGGCTTTGCCTGACCACGTCAATGACGTAGTTGAGCCCTCATTGCTCCTCGAAACAGATGACGAGGATGATGACAGTGACAAAGATGATGCATACGGCAATAAAATACAGGAAAGACCAACAGCCAGATACAAGGATCCCGGCCCGGACAAAGC encodes:
- the LOC103433584 gene encoding putative receptor-like protein kinase At3g47110, with the protein product MGNYFGGELPGSVANLSTQLRILTLGSNLMHGSIPNDIGNLVNLTSLGLEGNYLGGRVPDGIGKLQKLQGLHLNVNKFSGRIPSSLGNLTSLTKLFMEENMFQGSIPPSLGNCQKLLVLNLSSNRLTGKIPKELIGLSSLSISLSMSNNSLIGSLPSEVGKLVSLGELDVSRNKLTGQIPEALGSCTSLERLHLEGNEFEGTIPLSLMNLRGLEEMDISHNNLSGQIPYFLGKFRVLKELDLSHNNFEGELPKEGIFSNASGILILGNEKLCGGIPQLRLPVCSIKKPHSSRGLRGLKVIIPIACSLPFIIALSYYIAACSMAKRSRGKSVTSRPHEDWKSGFSYSELVQATNGFSADNLIGSGSFGSVYKGVIPSNGATVAIKVFNLQQQGASKSFIDECKALRTIRHRNLLKIVTACSSIDNQGNDFKSLVMEFMENGSLDLWLHRGDNEQPEGKRLSIIQRLNIAIDVASALDYLHNHCEMCIVHCDLKPSNVLLDEDMVAHVGDFGLARFLVEAANNPTTPTPNQTVSVGLKGSIGYIPPEYGMGSQVSILGDVYSYGILLVEMFTGKGPTDDMFKDGLSIHQFTAMALPDHVNDVVEPSLLLETDDEDDDSDKDDAYGNKIQERPTARYKDPGPDKAKRLEECLNSVIQIGISCSAISPGERMLMNVVVNKMNAIRDSYLNLRTGGRRRR